Proteins found in one Bremerella volcania genomic segment:
- a CDS encoding protein kinase domain-containing protein, translated as MTDKLLFDRLMATVRTKSELERLVGLYLDERLASITNGDNLADDIFRLIDWGEAKGRLADIHKMAAAAQQHANKDDFLGRMPTSELAVELEGSEEELVSRHKEWIEARKQAEYRKHDLHGRTLAGRFLVNKFIGAGGVGSVWSAYDTARRKMAAIKTLHYHISSVIMKDRFFRGARVMSNLNHANIVKILEPFGSEDDLSFFAMELIDGPNFESSVRQQLISAEDAMVGIIRVSKALHYAHSLGYVHRDVKPANILIDEATKEFKLTDFDLVKCDDSAGFTLTGGLGTWVYSAPEAKVAGRDADLRADIFSLGMTAVFVILGKEPPPLAAYDPAAFLETLPCSEAVRSVLEKSLELSADLRFSTAEEFAEALEIALSDKEAPGVNVEAKQALNRLPKNALLTLINIESQLEANDFNISESLAHMKAAFWEIGKTLVVINAYVWDAKGELTRSASTEERESDIPIDDTVQRRVRDEGEVLLTSPNTASSLFDGRILYLPIAESFGFSHGLVQIYKVTLQRFKPSEVAVAQRLCKALVNRAVASSSIQLARDRSLAAQTRDVMLASTFPTILGYDIACIQVKAGVYLGEYCEGIPLPSGESLFVIAEALRHYSSSLAELAFLRGFVTSFHRENVDLAAELAEFNNRFTKITDEDRFLVVLFMLIDPKLGKVTIANAGHGPPFLQRPNQRASPVGEEGIGLPLGIVEDMEYDLTEVMMQLGDKLILISDGVNEAMNSAGDMYGYDRLFDRLSHLEGSSQSICEGILSDINKFRAGAELYDDITIVVLQRES; from the coding sequence ATGACCGATAAGTTGCTTTTTGATCGTCTGATGGCGACAGTCAGGACAAAGTCTGAACTGGAAAGACTCGTGGGTTTGTACCTGGACGAAAGACTTGCTTCCATCACGAACGGGGACAATCTAGCGGACGACATATTTCGCCTGATCGACTGGGGCGAGGCGAAGGGACGATTAGCCGATATCCATAAAATGGCAGCGGCGGCGCAGCAACATGCGAACAAAGACGACTTCTTGGGGCGTATGCCTACATCGGAACTTGCGGTTGAACTGGAAGGCTCGGAAGAGGAACTTGTTTCGCGTCACAAAGAATGGATCGAGGCGAGGAAGCAAGCTGAGTACCGCAAACACGATCTTCACGGTCGTACCCTCGCAGGGAGGTTTCTGGTCAATAAGTTCATCGGTGCCGGTGGTGTCGGGAGCGTTTGGAGTGCATACGATACGGCTCGACGAAAGATGGCGGCGATCAAGACGCTCCACTACCATATTTCGTCCGTAATCATGAAGGATCGCTTCTTTCGTGGAGCACGCGTGATGTCCAACCTCAATCACGCGAACATTGTCAAGATTTTGGAGCCCTTTGGTTCCGAAGATGACCTAAGTTTTTTTGCGATGGAATTAATAGACGGACCCAACTTCGAGTCATCGGTCCGTCAACAACTTATCTCAGCGGAAGATGCGATGGTGGGGATCATACGCGTCTCCAAGGCGCTACATTACGCACATTCGCTGGGTTATGTACACCGTGACGTCAAACCTGCCAACATCCTCATCGACGAGGCCACGAAGGAATTCAAACTTACCGACTTCGACCTTGTCAAGTGCGACGATTCAGCGGGTTTCACACTAACGGGCGGGCTCGGAACGTGGGTTTACTCGGCGCCCGAGGCGAAAGTTGCCGGACGAGATGCCGACTTGCGAGCTGATATCTTTTCACTCGGCATGACAGCGGTATTCGTGATTCTGGGAAAAGAACCACCGCCATTGGCTGCTTATGATCCGGCCGCATTTCTCGAAACCCTCCCTTGCAGCGAGGCCGTCCGAAGCGTACTCGAGAAGAGCCTTGAATTAAGCGCAGACTTACGTTTTTCGACGGCCGAGGAGTTTGCCGAGGCTCTTGAGATCGCTCTCTCCGACAAAGAAGCGCCAGGCGTCAACGTTGAAGCGAAGCAAGCGCTCAATCGTCTTCCGAAGAACGCTCTGTTGACTCTCATCAATATTGAATCACAGCTGGAGGCAAACGATTTCAACATCTCCGAGAGCCTAGCTCACATGAAAGCAGCCTTTTGGGAAATCGGCAAAACACTCGTCGTAATTAACGCGTACGTGTGGGACGCAAAGGGAGAGTTGACTCGTTCTGCGAGCACGGAAGAACGAGAAAGTGACATTCCGATTGACGATACCGTTCAACGTCGAGTACGCGATGAGGGAGAAGTACTGTTAACATCGCCCAATACGGCCAGTTCGCTTTTCGACGGACGCATCCTCTATCTTCCGATCGCAGAGTCCTTCGGATTCTCACATGGGCTAGTTCAAATATACAAGGTGACTCTCCAGAGGTTTAAGCCCTCGGAGGTTGCCGTCGCCCAACGCCTATGTAAGGCATTGGTAAATCGTGCTGTCGCCAGTTCATCCATCCAACTAGCGAGAGATCGAAGTCTAGCCGCTCAGACCAGGGATGTCATGCTTGCATCCACATTTCCGACAATACTGGGATACGATATTGCTTGTATTCAAGTAAAAGCGGGAGTCTATTTAGGGGAGTACTGCGAGGGAATTCCGTTGCCGTCCGGCGAAAGCCTCTTCGTCATTGCGGAAGCATTAAGACATTATTCTTCAAGTCTCGCGGAACTAGCATTCCTCCGTGGTTTCGTCACATCGTTTCATCGTGAAAACGTAGATCTGGCGGCAGAATTAGCTGAATTCAACAATCGATTTACTAAGATAACGGACGAGGATAGATTTCTGGTGGTCCTATTCATGTTGATTGATCCCAAACTCGGCAAGGTGACAATAGCAAATGCTGGTCATGGCCCGCCGTTTCTTCAGCGGCCAAATCAAAGAGCTTCTCCTGTTGGTGAAGAGGGAATAGGCTTGCCTTTAGGAATTGTGGAGGACATGGAATATGATCTGACTGAAGTCATGATGCAGTTGGGAGACAAGTTGATCTTGATCTCGGATGGGGTTAACGAGGCAATGAACTCAGCTGGTGATATGTACGGTTACGATCGACTTTTCGATAGACTGAGTCACCTGGAGGGAAGTTCCCAAAGCATTTGCGAGGGAATTTTATCGGACATAAACAAGTTCCGTGCCGGTGCTGAACTCTATGACGACATAACCATTGTCGTGCTTCAAAGAGAATCTTAA
- a CDS encoding trypsin-like peptidase domain-containing protein, translating into MQLANQKQTLVDALMDAFRRPAELEMVVSNADLGTRFVNFLAAPGTTYDQAVFNLVDWVESRNLVIRFLQAAIQANSGNPKLQAFYRQFLDLSDRYNLLSPNLAIESAEAIVLPNVTIEQVGQWLDRMNTMRRAICRIEPQPESQSIEGYGTGFLVAPNIVMTCFHVVSSFWSDPSRANNVRIRFDYERGLDGSISRGTEVALLTTPAHVEAPFPWQCFSSPTSKLDIALLRLSSLVESKELEGTPREPLKLVPRQFRSGDPILILQHPMGTTQGLAFGAVNQVSSETQVLYDVNTQPGSSGSPCLTQDLKVTGIHRCHAGIANGGVPFTAVLPDLQMNLPEATSLGLLGNT; encoded by the coding sequence ATGCAACTTGCAAATCAAAAGCAAACGCTCGTGGATGCATTGATGGATGCATTCCGACGCCCTGCCGAACTGGAAATGGTGGTCTCGAACGCTGACTTAGGAACACGCTTCGTCAACTTTCTTGCGGCTCCCGGAACGACCTACGACCAAGCGGTCTTCAATCTTGTTGACTGGGTGGAGTCTAGAAACCTGGTGATACGATTCCTTCAGGCCGCCATACAGGCAAACAGCGGGAATCCTAAACTTCAGGCTTTCTACAGACAGTTCCTAGATTTATCAGATCGCTACAACCTACTTTCTCCAAATCTTGCCATTGAATCAGCTGAGGCTATTGTCCTACCGAACGTTACGATTGAACAAGTGGGGCAATGGTTAGATCGCATGAATACGATGCGCAGGGCGATTTGTAGAATCGAACCCCAGCCGGAATCTCAGTCGATCGAAGGATACGGTACTGGTTTTCTGGTGGCCCCAAACATCGTGATGACCTGTTTTCATGTCGTGAGTTCCTTTTGGAGCGATCCCTCGCGAGCAAACAACGTAAGGATCCGCTTCGACTACGAACGCGGTCTCGACGGCTCTATCAGTCGAGGAACGGAAGTCGCCTTATTGACAACACCCGCTCATGTCGAAGCCCCATTTCCCTGGCAATGTTTTTCAAGTCCAACGTCGAAACTCGACATTGCACTCCTTCGACTGTCGTCTCTGGTTGAATCAAAAGAGTTGGAAGGAACGCCACGCGAGCCCCTGAAACTAGTGCCAAGGCAATTTCGCTCCGGAGACCCGATTCTGATTCTTCAGCATCCTATGGGAACGACGCAGGGCCTTGCATTTGGTGCTGTGAACCAGGTCAGTTCAGAGACTCAAGTTCTTTATGATGTCAACACGCAGCCAGGTTCATCGGGGTCTCCGTGCCTCACTCAGGACCTCAAGGTGACAGGCATTCACCGCTGTCATGCCGGTATTGCCAATGGAGGAGTGCCTTTCACGGCTGTTTTGCCCGACCTGCAGATGAACTTGCCAGAGGCTACCTCTCTAGGATTATTAGGAAATACTTAA
- a CDS encoding C39 family peptidase, with translation MSYPRIQSLIVPVIAVGVVMTLAAAASAQTRYQYGPPVRTADNNVQAYARTWTAIRDQNIVKQQRDYSCGAAALATICRYYWGDPVTENQVLDVIEKQLTREELQERFQNGLAISDLRLTAVKLGYLSTIGRLSMSELADVKVPLIVAIRLEETNHFVVLRDMANGWVFLADPARGNLRIPQFEFERIWIENAVLVVAKQGKTKSDVSQLGVRHEEMARGWLDDQIIRTFPEKPFRLPFPAYP, from the coding sequence TTGAGTTACCCAAGGATCCAATCGCTGATCGTACCGGTTATCGCCGTTGGCGTCGTCATGACGCTGGCCGCAGCCGCCTCGGCCCAGACCCGGTATCAGTATGGGCCGCCGGTTCGCACGGCGGACAACAACGTTCAGGCCTACGCCCGGACGTGGACGGCGATCCGCGATCAGAACATCGTCAAGCAGCAGCGCGACTACTCGTGCGGCGCCGCCGCGCTGGCCACCATTTGCCGTTACTACTGGGGCGACCCCGTCACCGAGAACCAGGTGCTCGACGTCATCGAAAAACAACTGACGCGGGAAGAGCTACAGGAACGCTTTCAAAACGGGCTGGCTATTTCCGACCTGCGACTGACGGCGGTGAAGCTCGGGTACCTTTCGACCATTGGCCGCTTGAGCATGTCGGAACTGGCCGACGTGAAGGTCCCATTGATCGTGGCGATTCGCCTGGAAGAAACGAACCACTTTGTCGTACTTCGCGACATGGCCAACGGCTGGGTGTTTCTCGCGGACCCGGCACGCGGCAATCTGCGGATCCCGCAATTCGAGTTCGAACGAATCTGGATCGAGAACGCGGTGCTGGTGGTGGCCAAGCAGGGGAAGACGAAGTCGGATGTGTCACAATTGGGAGTGCGACACGAAGAGATGGCCCGCGGCTGGCTCGACGATCAGATCATCCGAACCTTCCCCGAAAAACCGTTCCGACTGCCGTTCCCCGCGTACCCTTAG
- a CDS encoding transporter: MMRTHLTRPRHNWLAHCLRSALIAGAAVFIGQASTASAQWDYGSSNSFRIDEPLFVASDFEDDSLVWRYGTNSIMPVSALQEEPGALPPPLPLIPENGKVELVEPPVSQDQEYGEPLEDFNVQFLRTASVLLDPGQWQMDVGLVYAKADYDFPITLSPSGVGRADLKRRSLFVPFALRYGLTDRIQLSGSLPIGWAHQEYSSLGLFDQNTDSGGIGDLELGVNLLCREGCYGYSPDVILSFGLTAPTGDAEYAVNGLTQATLANGVWAPSVQLLMIQRYDPIIYFYGLGYRYQAKREFNDRDVFYGHQFTYNFGVGFAVNDRITLSTAFLGLYQTETQLDGLGVPGSMRELMRLRFAATTYRCGRIVEPFAEIGMSDDAADAVVGIVWTL; this comes from the coding sequence ATGATGCGAACACACCTGACACGCCCTCGGCACAACTGGCTGGCCCATTGCCTTCGCTCGGCATTGATCGCCGGGGCAGCCGTGTTCATCGGGCAGGCCTCGACCGCCAGCGCGCAGTGGGACTACGGCTCGTCCAATAGCTTCCGCATCGACGAACCCCTGTTCGTCGCGTCCGACTTCGAGGACGACTCGCTCGTTTGGCGCTACGGCACCAATTCGATCATGCCGGTATCGGCGCTGCAGGAAGAGCCTGGTGCGTTACCGCCGCCTCTTCCGCTGATTCCAGAAAATGGCAAGGTCGAACTGGTCGAGCCGCCGGTCAGCCAAGATCAGGAATATGGCGAGCCGCTGGAAGACTTCAACGTTCAGTTTCTACGTACCGCCAGCGTCCTTTTGGATCCCGGCCAATGGCAGATGGACGTCGGGCTGGTTTACGCCAAAGCCGACTACGATTTCCCGATCACCCTGAGCCCTTCCGGCGTTGGCCGGGCCGACCTCAAGCGTCGCTCGCTGTTCGTGCCGTTCGCGCTGCGATACGGTCTGACCGATCGCATTCAACTTTCCGGCAGCCTGCCGATCGGCTGGGCGCATCAAGAGTATTCGTCGCTGGGTCTGTTCGATCAGAACACCGACAGCGGCGGCATCGGCGACCTGGAACTGGGCGTGAACCTGTTATGCCGCGAAGGGTGCTACGGCTATTCGCCGGACGTCATCCTCAGCTTTGGATTGACCGCCCCAACCGGTGATGCCGAATACGCCGTCAACGGGCTGACCCAGGCCACGCTGGCCAACGGCGTGTGGGCTCCGTCGGTTCAACTGCTGATGATTCAGCGTTATGATCCGATCATTTACTTTTACGGCCTCGGCTACCGCTATCAGGCCAAGCGTGAATTCAACGACCGCGACGTCTTCTACGGTCACCAGTTCACGTACAACTTCGGCGTTGGTTTCGCGGTGAACGATCGCATCACGCTGAGTACCGCCTTCCTGGGGCTTTATCAAACCGAAACCCAGCTCGATGGCCTGGGCGTGCCTGGCTCGATGCGGGAACTGATGCGACTTCGTTTCGCCGCGACCACGTATCGCTGCGGTCGAATCGTCGAACCGTTTGCTGAAATCGGCATGTCCGATGACGCGGCGGATGCCGTAGTCGGTATCGTCTGGACGTTGTAA
- the rpoN gene encoding RNA polymerase factor sigma-54: MRMSFGLEQKMVQKQVLAPRMIQSMEILQLPVLALQEKIEQEMNENPMLEVQEQEASDSEDSSQDEYDSRSDSEEEFVVEDGKDNADDFERLLEMDQQYPDTFDERPQRSSGQMEEDAERRMDALANVQSRPETLQDHLDHQLYELTIEPLVREWAERIISALDSNGYLTTNLEDLLPADADDELKDTAQEALHVVQSLDPAGVGARDLRECLLLQIDPSRMFYDELRTLIMNHLEDLRDNRLPQIQKATGFSIERIQAAWSELRRLDPKPGSIYNDSHVANVIPDLILDIDEDGRYVVQAEDRDIPQLRISNYYRERLSSPTATREEKEFIKRKLNAAQWLIDAIIQRQNTLSRVAQAIVDYQKDFIDNGPEHITPLKMQQIADQVGVHVTTVSRAVDDKYIQTPRGIFPLKAFFAGGTVNEAGEEVTWDQIRLRLQEVIDNEDKAKPLSDDDLVKKLKDDGLNVARRTVTKYRKKMGIPSSRQRRDWSKK, encoded by the coding sequence ATGAGAATGTCCTTCGGTCTCGAGCAGAAGATGGTCCAGAAGCAAGTTCTGGCCCCACGGATGATTCAATCCATGGAAATTCTGCAACTGCCCGTTCTCGCCCTGCAAGAGAAGATCGAGCAGGAAATGAACGAAAATCCAATGCTCGAAGTTCAAGAGCAAGAAGCAAGCGACTCGGAAGACTCCTCCCAAGACGAATACGATTCGCGTAGCGATTCCGAAGAAGAATTCGTTGTCGAAGATGGCAAGGACAACGCCGACGACTTCGAACGCCTGTTGGAAATGGACCAGCAGTATCCCGATACCTTCGACGAGCGCCCGCAACGTTCTTCCGGCCAGATGGAAGAAGACGCCGAGCGCCGCATGGACGCTCTGGCCAACGTTCAATCGCGTCCTGAAACGCTGCAAGACCATCTCGATCATCAACTCTACGAACTGACCATCGAACCGCTGGTTCGCGAATGGGCCGAGCGAATCATTTCGGCCCTCGACAGCAACGGCTACCTCACCACCAACCTGGAAGACCTGCTGCCGGCCGATGCCGACGACGAACTGAAGGACACCGCTCAGGAAGCTCTGCACGTCGTTCAGTCGCTCGATCCAGCTGGCGTCGGGGCGCGCGATCTGCGTGAGTGTTTGCTGCTGCAAATCGATCCGTCGCGGATGTTCTACGACGAACTTCGCACGCTGATCATGAACCACCTGGAAGACCTCCGCGACAATCGTCTTCCTCAAATCCAAAAGGCGACCGGCTTCTCGATCGAACGCATTCAGGCCGCCTGGAGCGAACTGCGCCGCTTGGACCCCAAACCAGGCTCGATCTACAACGACTCGCACGTCGCGAACGTCATTCCCGACCTGATCCTCGACATCGACGAGGATGGCCGCTACGTCGTGCAGGCCGAAGATCGCGACATCCCTCAGCTGCGGATCAGCAACTACTATCGCGAACGTCTTTCCAGCCCGACCGCCACGCGGGAAGAGAAAGAGTTCATCAAGCGAAAGCTGAACGCCGCCCAGTGGCTGATCGACGCCATCATCCAGCGCCAGAATACCCTCAGCCGTGTCGCCCAGGCAATCGTCGATTATCAAAAGGACTTCATCGACAACGGCCCGGAACATATCACGCCGCTGAAGATGCAACAGATCGCCGACCAGGTCGGCGTGCACGTGACGACCGTCAGCCGGGCCGTCGACGACAAGTACATCCAAACCCCGCGAGGCATCTTCCCACTCAAAGCGTTCTTCGCCGGTGGTACGGTGAACGAAGCTGGCGAGGAAGTGACCTGGGATCAAATTCGTCTGCGGCTGCAGGAAGTCATTGACAACGAAGACAAAGCCAAACCGCTGTCGGACGACGACCTGGTCAAAAAGCTCAAAGACGACGGCCTCAACGTTGCCCGCCGTACGGTGACCAAGTACCGCAAGAAAATGGGCATCCCCAGCTCGCGCCAACGACGCGACTGGTCGAAGAAGTAA
- the recR gene encoding recombination mediator RecR gives MAQLTESVVRLIDQLSKLPGIGRKSAERVAYHLLRVNKEEALGLADAIRDVKENVRYCSRCFNLSEGDLCSICKDPQRDASILCVVEQPRDLIALEQSGVFPGLYHVLLGRIAPLEGIGPDQLTIDALVSRVSQGDIREVIMATNPTTEGDGTALHISSLLAEFPVKLTRLARGVTAGSVLEFANKEVLADAMTGRQSL, from the coding sequence ATGGCGCAGCTGACTGAATCGGTGGTTCGATTGATCGACCAGCTTTCCAAGCTGCCTGGCATCGGCCGGAAAAGTGCCGAGCGCGTTGCCTATCACCTCCTTCGCGTGAACAAAGAAGAAGCCCTCGGCCTGGCAGACGCGATCCGCGACGTGAAAGAAAACGTCCGCTACTGCAGCCGATGCTTCAACCTGTCGGAAGGGGACCTGTGCAGCATCTGCAAAGATCCTCAGCGCGACGCTTCGATCCTGTGCGTGGTTGAACAACCACGCGACTTGATCGCGCTCGAGCAGTCCGGCGTGTTCCCAGGCCTCTACCATGTCCTCTTGGGGCGGATCGCTCCGCTGGAAGGCATCGGCCCGGACCAATTAACGATTGATGCCTTGGTCTCGCGCGTCTCCCAAGGAGACATTCGCGAAGTGATCATGGCCACCAATCCTACCACCGAAGGAGACGGCACGGCGCTGCACATTTCCAGCCTGCTGGCCGAATTCCCGGTCAAGTTAACTCGTTTGGCTAGAGGCGTTACCGCCGGTAGCGTTCTCGAGTTCGCCAACAAGGAAGTGCTTGCCGACGCCATGACAGGCCGGCAATCGCTTTAA
- a CDS encoding YbaB/EbfC family nucleoid-associated protein produces the protein MFKNLGNIASMMQQAQQVGQDMKAMQEELRNKRVKGTAGAGLVEAICTGHGQLVSITIDPKLIADGDKDLIEELIPQAVNDAQAKGKELHQEMMQSVTSGLNVPGLDQALAQFGQ, from the coding sequence GTGTTCAAGAACCTTGGCAATATCGCCAGCATGATGCAGCAGGCCCAGCAAGTGGGTCAGGATATGAAAGCCATGCAGGAAGAACTTCGCAACAAGCGTGTGAAGGGCACCGCCGGTGCCGGCCTGGTCGAAGCGATCTGCACGGGACACGGCCAATTGGTCAGCATTACCATCGACCCGAAACTGATCGCCGATGGCGATAAGGACCTGATTGAGGAACTCATTCCTCAGGCCGTCAACGACGCCCAGGCCAAAGGCAAAGAGCTGCACCAAGAGATGATGCAATCAGTTACCAGTGGACTGAACGTACCTGGCCTGGACCAGGCCCTGGCCCAGTTCGGTCAATAA
- the dnaX gene encoding DNA polymerase III subunit gamma/tau, translating to MAEQNSSPDYLVVARRYRPQSFGELVGQQRVATALGNAISRNRVGHAYLFTGARGVGKTSSARIFAKALNCVKGPTATPCNQCEICESVTAGEDVDVLEIDGASNRGIEEIRQLRANINVRPSRARFKIYIIDEVHMFTKEAFNALLKTLEEPPDHAKFIFCTTDPERIPITVLSRCQRFDFGGILPEDIVGRLRHIVDTEQVPADDEALKLIARRANGSMRDSQSLLEQILAFGDSEITVESVHRLLGTADNQQIVDLAGQVLSSDAAGALQTVHAVFTEGVDPGQLLEQLLRLFRDLMVLGSGGSADLLQSISPGAVDEAKALATQAGVAKLLAAVQCLDETLVRLHRSTYGQVLAEAAVIRICQLDDLESLGSLIATLKEGGLPAKSAPATVRPAAPQKKTIERPVEPPPVPDTIPMRVAEPAAPAVAVEPPAGPAPQVDKAPPEAPKLVITEKNAFSIWKKIVEDLPGLIGDYARQGHAVAISGPNRLVVDFFSTYNSAVEALQRPRSQEVLEKAFREMCGDSYAIDFRVLEDPNAGRKAEPHMSPERSAQEGRLKARLLAEQEPFVQKAMDLFDAEVTGVRDSEA from the coding sequence GTGGCTGAGCAAAATAGTTCTCCCGACTACCTGGTCGTTGCCAGGCGTTACCGGCCCCAGTCGTTCGGCGAATTGGTCGGCCAGCAGCGTGTTGCCACGGCGCTAGGCAATGCCATTTCGCGAAACAGGGTAGGGCACGCCTACCTGTTCACCGGGGCTCGCGGGGTTGGCAAGACGTCGTCGGCGCGAATCTTCGCCAAGGCGCTTAACTGCGTGAAGGGCCCGACCGCCACGCCATGCAACCAGTGCGAGATCTGCGAGAGCGTGACCGCCGGCGAAGACGTCGACGTGCTCGAAATCGACGGTGCATCGAACCGCGGCATCGAGGAAATCCGCCAGCTGCGGGCCAACATCAACGTCCGCCCAAGCCGTGCCCGCTTCAAGATTTACATCATCGACGAAGTGCACATGTTCACCAAGGAAGCGTTCAACGCGCTGCTGAAAACCTTGGAAGAACCGCCAGACCACGCCAAGTTCATCTTCTGCACAACCGACCCCGAGCGGATTCCGATCACCGTTCTGTCGCGCTGCCAACGGTTCGATTTCGGCGGCATTCTGCCGGAAGACATCGTCGGGCGGCTGCGGCACATTGTGGATACCGAACAGGTACCGGCCGATGACGAAGCGCTCAAGCTGATTGCCCGCCGGGCGAACGGCTCGATGCGCGATAGCCAGTCGCTGCTGGAACAGATCCTGGCGTTCGGCGATTCAGAGATTACCGTCGAATCGGTCCATCGCCTGTTGGGCACCGCCGACAATCAGCAGATCGTCGACCTGGCTGGACAGGTCCTTTCGTCCGACGCGGCCGGCGCACTACAAACGGTGCACGCGGTCTTTACCGAAGGGGTCGACCCAGGCCAACTGCTCGAGCAGCTGCTGCGACTATTCCGCGACCTGATGGTGCTCGGCTCTGGCGGTTCGGCGGATCTGTTGCAATCGATCTCACCTGGGGCAGTCGATGAGGCGAAAGCCCTGGCCACGCAGGCTGGCGTCGCGAAGCTATTGGCCGCGGTTCAATGCCTGGACGAGACCTTGGTTCGCCTGCACCGTAGCACGTACGGTCAGGTTCTGGCCGAAGCGGCCGTGATTCGCATTTGCCAACTGGACGATCTGGAAAGCCTCGGTTCTTTGATCGCGACGCTGAAAGAAGGTGGCCTCCCTGCGAAGTCGGCCCCAGCTACCGTCCGACCGGCGGCGCCGCAAAAAAAAACGATTGAACGCCCCGTAGAACCGCCGCCGGTACCCGATACGATCCCGATGCGCGTGGCGGAACCAGCGGCACCGGCCGTGGCCGTCGAGCCACCAGCGGGGCCGGCTCCGCAGGTTGATAAGGCCCCCCCAGAGGCCCCCAAACTGGTGATTACCGAGAAAAATGCCTTCTCGATCTGGAAAAAGATTGTGGAAGATTTGCCCGGCCTTATCGGTGATTACGCGCGTCAGGGGCACGCAGTAGCAATTTCTGGGCCAAATCGGCTAGTCGTTGATTTTTTCTCGACGTATAATTCGGCTGTCGAAGCTTTACAACGGCCCAGAAGCCAGGAAGTGCTGGAAAAGGCCTTCCGTGAGATGTGCGGAGACAGTTACGCGATCGATTTTCGGGTATTGGAAGACCCCAATGCCGGTCGAAAAGCCGAACCGCATATGTCTCCCGAGCGATCGGCTCAAGAGGGTCGTCTGAAAGCTCGACTACTGGCCGAGCAGGAACCGTTCGTCCAAAAGGCGATGGATCTGTTCGATGCGGAAGTGACCGGGGTCCGCGATTCGGAAGCCTGA